The following is a genomic window from Corynebacterium incognita.
TGACGAGTGGAACTTCCTCGCTGTCGGAGACCCGCAGCTGGGCTCCGGCGGCAACATTGGCTACGAGGGCACCCCAGACGAGCGTACCGAGGCGGATGCCACCGCGTGGGCGAACAACCTGGACCAGGTGTTCGCCGAACTCCCGGACACTTCCTACATCCTGTCCGGTGGCGACCAGACCAACAAGTCCAACAAGCAGGAGCACAACGGATTCACCTCCGCGGAGCAGCTGCAGCAGTACCGCTTAGCGCCGAACAACGGTAACCACGACGACGTCGACTTGGCCTCCTACAACGCCTTCTACAACCGCCCGAACCTGAGCGCTGATGGCCACAATTACTTCTATGAGTACAACAACTCTCTCGTGGTCTCCCTCGATTCCAACCACTGGTGGGACTACGAAAACGACAAGCAGTTCGTGCGCGACGCCATTGAGAAGGCTGGTTCTGACAAGGACTGGATCATCGTCACCTTCCATCACGCCCTGTTCTCCCAGGCGTACCACCAGGAGGACACCAACGTCATGGCGATGCGCGACGAAATGACCCGCTTCTACTCGGAGATGGGCGTGGACCTGGTCATCTCGGGCCACGATCACATCCACACCCGTTCCCACCTCATGGACGGCAACCGCCCGGTTGTCTCCGAGGCAGAGAACAAGGTCGGCGAGGTCCTGCACCCGGAGGAGGGCCAGGTGCAGTACCTGACCCTCAACTCGGCGTCCGGCTCGAAGTTCTACAACTTCTACGACCCAGCCGTGGGCGACCGCCCGGAGGACTACACCTACGAGCAGTCCAAGGCTGACGGCTCCATGCGCTACTGGACCGCGCTGTGGGATCAGAACTTCTCGCCGGACTACACCAACATTGAGGTCTCCGGCGACGAGCTGAAGGTGACCACCAAGGACTTCAACGGCGACCTGGTGGATGAGTTCACCCTGGCCAAGGGCGCCTCCGACGGTGGTTCCTCGGACGGTTCTTCCGATGGCTCCTCGGGCGGATCCTCCACCGGCTCCGCGGGCTGGCTGACCCCGGTGCTCATGCTGGTTGCCTTCCTGGGCGGCGCGGCGCTTAGCCAGTTCGCTAACTTCAAGATCCCCGGCGTGGACTTGAAGAAGCTGGCCCAGCAGCACGGCATCAAGTTCTAAGCCGGCACGCCCCGCCAGGGGCGGCGCTCACTACTCGGTGCCGAGGTGCTGGGTAGTGAGCAGGCCACGCTCCATGCGCGCCACCAGCGACGAGCGCAGGTGGAACATGAACGCCCAAGAATTCACCCTGTCCAAGGGCGAGAAGAACGGTGGCAGCAACAACGGTAGCGCTGCCAGAAGCTCCAACGGGTCGTCGGCAGGCGGTGCCATCGCAGCCGTGGTGGCGATCATCGCCGCGCTGGCTGGCGGCATGGCGGTGCTCGGCAAGGGCATGCCGGTAGGCGATCTGAAGAAGCTGGCCAAGAAGTACGGCATCAAGCTCCCGTTCTAAGCCCCGCACCCCGTCTAAAAACCAAAAAGTTCCTCGTCCCACCCCATCAAACTTCGGGTGCGGACTAGGAACTTTTTGGTGGCGCCGGTTTAGAGGTTCGGAAACCAGATAGCGATCTCGCGCTCGGCGGACTCTTAGGAGTCGGAGCCGTGAACGACGTTCTCGCCAACGGTCAGTGCGAAGTCACCGCGGATAGTGCCCGGGGTGGCCTTGGAGACTGGGTCAGTGCCGCCGGCCAGCTGACGCCATGCCTCGATGGCGCGCTCGCCCTCGACAATGCCTGCAACCAGCGGTGCGGAGGTGATGAAGTCCACCAGCTCGCCGAAGACAGGCTTGTCCTTGTGCTCCTCGTAGTGTTTCTCAGCGGTCTCGCGGTCTGCGGTGCGCAGATCCATCTCAACGAGCTTGAGGCCCTTGCGTTCGATGCGGGCAATGATCTCGCCCACGTGGCCGTTCTTGACGCCGTCTGGCTTAATAAGGATGAGAGTACGTTCAGTCATGTACGCAATCGTGCCTAACGCTGATCAAGTGCGCGCACTATGCGTTGCGCTTCCTCCGTACTTGCGTGCCGGTGCCAGAGTTTCACCTGGTTAACCGCCGTACCAAACTTACCTTCGGCGAGGAGATCCTGGATGGTGCGGCGCTGGTCATCGTCAAGCTCAATAGGGCCGGTTTCCTTGCTCTGATAGGTCAGGTATAGGCCGTAGAACAGGCAGACGCCGGCCAAGAGGATGACGATCAGCCCCATCCAGCGGGGCTGGCCGGTGAGGACGAGGACGATGGCGAGGATGCAGAAGAGGGCGGAGACTCCGAATGAAACGGAGCGCATGCCTGCCATAGTAGCGGCCCTGCAGCGTGCCACAGATTTTCATTTTGTTTTCAATAAGGTGGACGCTGGCCTACACTGAGGGTATGCACGATCACTCTCACCAGCCCGGTACACACAGCCACGCGCCGTCCGCGACGCGGGCGCTGTTCCTGGTCCTGGGAGTCACGGCGGTCATCTTCATCGCGCAGGTCATCGGCGGCCTGGTGTCCGGATCACTCGCGCTGGTCTCCGACGCGATGCATATGCTCTCGGATTCCACGGGCTTGCTGCTGGCGCTCATCGCGGTGTTAGTGGGGCGGCGGCGCGCCGACCACAAGGCCACGTTTGGCTATCGACGCGTGGAGGTCATCGCCGCCACCGTCAACGGCGTGGTGGTCACCGGCATCGCGGTGTGGATCGCGGTCCGTGCGCTCACCAGACTGGGTGGCGACGCCCCGCACATCGATACCGGCATCATGCTCGTGGTCGCCACAGTGGGCTTGGTGGCCAACGCGGTCTCCGCGCTCATCCTAACCCGCCACCAGCACGACAGCCTCAACCTCCGCGGGGCGTACCTGCACGTGCTGTCGGATTTGCTGGGCTCGGTCGCGGTCATTGTCGCCGGCCTCATCATCCGTTTCACCGGCTGGGTTCCGGCCGACACCATCGCGTCGCTCATCATCGCGGGGCTCGTGCTGCCGCGGGCGCTCGCGCTGGTGCGCGATTCCCTGCGCGTCCTGCTGAATAATTCCCCGGCGGGCATCGATGCCCGCGAGGTCGAGGACGCCCTCAACGGTTTAGAACACGTGGATTCGGTGCACGACCTGCACCTGTGGAGCATCGACGGTAGCACTCCCCTGGCCACCTGCCACCTGGTCTCCGCCTGCCCGGCGTCGCACAATGGGGTGCTTCTCGACGCCGCGCAGGCCCGACTGCGCGACTTCGGCATCGAGCACTCCACCATCCAAATCGAGGAGACCACGCACCAGGCGCACGAGGACTACTGCCGGGACTAGTCGGTTCCCAGGTGCTGCGTGGTGAGCAGACCGCGCTCCATGCGGGCCACCAGCGAAGAACGCAGGTGAAACATGAACGCCCACACCAGCGCGAAGATCAGCACCACCGCGCCCACGGACCAGTGGATGGCGAAGCCGAACAGACCGATGACTTGCAAAGCCACGTTAACCGCCATCGCCCAGGGCTTGGTCTGGAAACCACACATCACAAAGTGCGCCAGGCCCAAGACCGTGATGAAGACCCAGTTAAACGTGGTCCAGTACGCGCCTTCTTCCACCTTCAGGACCACCAGCAGCGCCAAGAGGATGGAGATGCCCTCCATGATCAGCACGCCGTTGAGCATGCCGCGCAGCCCCTTCATCGGGTCCTTGACCGGGTCCTTGCCGGGGCCGAGCGGGCCGTACTCGTTGTTCCTTGGTGCACCGGGGTGGGAGCCCGGGGCACCCTTGCGAAGGTTGTCGGTCATGCGGGGTCCTTTCCAAACATCGTGCGGGCCTCGCCCGCGGTAACCACAGAACCGGTGATGACGATACCGGAGCCGGACTGAATCTCCGCATCCTCGGCCAGCTCCACCGCCAAGGCGTACGCGCCCGGCAGGGTGTCGGTCACGTGGACGCGCTCCTCGCCGAAGATGTCGCGCGCGGCGTCGGCCAGCTCGTAGGCGTCCAAGGCGCGCGGCGAGGTGTTCTGGGTGATCACCACCTCGTGAAGATAGGGTTCCAGCGCGGTGAGGATGCCCGCGGCGTCCTTGTCCCCCAGCACAGCGACGACGCCGATGAGCCGCGCAAAGTTGAAATCGCGCTCCAGCGCCGCGCC
Proteins encoded in this region:
- a CDS encoding cation diffusion facilitator family transporter, which gives rise to MHDHSHQPGTHSHAPSATRALFLVLGVTAVIFIAQVIGGLVSGSLALVSDAMHMLSDSTGLLLALIAVLVGRRRADHKATFGYRRVEVIAATVNGVVVTGIAVWIAVRALTRLGGDAPHIDTGIMLVVATVGLVANAVSALILTRHQHDSLNLRGAYLHVLSDLLGSVAVIVAGLIIRFTGWVPADTIASLIIAGLVLPRALALVRDSLRVLLNNSPAGIDAREVEDALNGLEHVDSVHDLHLWSIDGSTPLATCHLVSACPASHNGVLLDAAQARLRDFGIEHSTIQIEETTHQAHEDYCRD
- a CDS encoding DUF4233 domain-containing protein, which encodes MTDNLRKGAPGSHPGAPRNNEYGPLGPGKDPVKDPMKGLRGMLNGVLIMEGISILLALLVVLKVEEGAYWTTFNWVFITVLGLAHFVMCGFQTKPWAMAVNVALQVIGLFGFAIHWSVGAVVLIFALVWAFMFHLRSSLVARMERGLLTTQHLGTD
- the ndk gene encoding nucleoside-diphosphate kinase yields the protein MTERTLILIKPDGVKNGHVGEIIARIERKGLKLVEMDLRTADRETAEKHYEEHKDKPVFGELVDFITSAPLVAGIVEGERAIEAWRQLAGGTDPVSKATPGTIRGDFALTVGENVVHGSDS
- a CDS encoding purple acid phosphatase family protein, which produces MQKRFVTALTASITAVSLTFTSVPALAQESDPVSYVDIPGVTDETGIQNIVFGVGADETEANLSWLTEKDVTGQSVQFGVAGEVTADNIATAGTTVATDSTNADISVSYDYDGTETGKFSSHKAVITGLEENTSYVYRVGSDATGWSELQEFSTKSFGDEWNFLAVGDPQLGSGGNIGYEGTPDERTEADATAWANNLDQVFAELPDTSYILSGGDQTNKSNKQEHNGFTSAEQLQQYRLAPNNGNHDDVDLASYNAFYNRPNLSADGHNYFYEYNNSLVVSLDSNHWWDYENDKQFVRDAIEKAGSDKDWIIVTFHHALFSQAYHQEDTNVMAMRDEMTRFYSEMGVDLVISGHDHIHTRSHLMDGNRPVVSEAENKVGEVLHPEEGQVQYLTLNSASGSKFYNFYDPAVGDRPEDYTYEQSKADGSMRYWTALWDQNFSPDYTNIEVSGDELKVTTKDFNGDLVDEFTLAKGASDGGSSDGSSDGSSGGSSTGSAGWLTPVLMLVAFLGGAALSQFANFKIPGVDLKKLAQQHGIKF